CAATGAACAGCATCAACCTTTTCTCCTATGGTTGGTGAAATCCGTCCATTATTATAGGGTATTTTCTGTCCACTAGAGGGCGCTTGTTGTCCAATATAGGCTCGAGCCATATGAGAGGTGAGGCATTTTTTGTCCACTAAAATAGGAGCGCCATGCATGCTGTTACCAACCCCGCTCAACATTTAGATAAACCTCCAGGTGTGTCATGCTTAAATATAAAAAGGTACATTACTAAAAGTATACATACGTAGCTCTTAAAATTATTGTCTTATTCTAATTTTGACCCGAAATTACGAACCCTTATTACCAGGAATCAAGGGTCAAACTATTAAGTTAAGTATCATAAATATTGCAGCAATTCAGATCGATGATCCAATTactcataaataaataattgtctgCCAAGcatttataatacaaatttacatAACACGTTTCAGTTAAATATTATATCTATCTTTGTCAAATGTGCTGCTTGTTATTGATTATCAAATTAACATAATGCATGAATGTGTTTTAGCATTACATTACCATACCACATGGAAACCGTGATATAGGCGCTAAACAGTTAAAGACGAGTCATGTCCATCCTGAATGTTGTAAACGACCAGTTATTATAAGCTGCGCGTTATGGTAGGGTGGCCAACTCCTTCCTATGCCGCGTATCTCATCTCTAGTATATTTTAAactaggtactcatttacagctgagtggactatGGCTCTCTTCTAATCCGGGAATTGAATCCGGGTCTTTCTCTATGTTATTAGACTTGACTTACTGAGGCCACCTGATGTATGCAATTTACAATCGCACGCCATGTAACACCACAATCACTTATGCTATACGAAGGTTTCCAAGTCTTCATTGTCGTTCATACTGTGTCTATACCACATACCAATAACGCTTTTATTGGATTCAGTATCACAATTCATATCATATAAACAGTTTGCCATAGCTGTTTCATAGCTTGGCGGCGACTCAGAATCCCGTGATGACGATTGTCCTTCTTCGTCCACTGATCTCAATCTCTCTCCGTTTTTTTCCATACATTTGTCGTAAGACGGTGGGTCAGGATCTGGAGTTTGTATGCTGGGATTATCTATCCCACCTGTTGTATTATAAAAATTGTCAAAGGAATCGGAGTCGTCGCCCGCACTCATTGAGTCCTTTATCTtcctttttaatttctttaagtAAGATCTTATCAACAAAGCTGTTACTGGCAAGATAAATATGCATAATACGAATACTCCTTCTACTGGCACTTGTGAGCTAGTTTCAAATTCTgtgtatttaaaaatagatttacattattattagtatttactAAACGTTTGTTTCTACAGAATTGATTTAATATATACGATATTTTATTATCTGTACAACAATGATAACAAATATACTTACTCAGATCGCAGAATATAAAATCCCCCTCAAGCCTCCCCGTAGCAATTCCTATATATTGAATATCTAGTGGATATTGGTCCGTCCATGACATAAACGTCGTTTCATTATAGCGGCCTATTTCTATCTTTCCATATTTAAATGATATCCAAAACTGCTTAAATTCGTTGAAATCAAGTAACTTGTATGGAGTGGTGACGGACTCTCTATCTTTACAGTCTTGACATCTTCGAATGGCAGCCGTGTTGACCTTTTCTGAGTTGCCAATAGCAATCTCATACTGACTATTCGAGTCTCTTGCAACTGGTGACAACATAATATAAGCGTATTTCATTACTTGTACTCTGAAATTAAAACTGGTTACCTCCGCTGCTAATTGTTTCATCGGATATTTGTATTTTCCTAATGTACCTGTTCGGTACTGTTGACAATTTGTTTCtgcaataaatcaatcaataacaGTTGCAATTTATGCCTAATTGTATTATGAACACTgtgcatgtaggcctactgtaggctGATCCAGGAAGCAGGTAAGGGTGGAGACACCTAACTCTCCGTAAATTTTGAGAAATGCATTCATGAAGATAAATTATTAGGACAATACAATTTTACATCTtaaaatgtttaggcctatagtgCCTcctacattatttaaaattcgTGGAGCCACCACCTGTCTTACGTACTAAGGCCCTAACTAGGAGGAAAATGATTTGTTTACCCATGGctttaacaacaaataaacaataatatttaaacatacagtacgtAGGTCCACAGTACACTAATATAGTAATACAAAATAAGGAGACGACATTGACAAATCTCTCTAATTGTTGAAACGATCGgatatagtatacagtatatcatattataatacagaggaaaataataatagatatatatctattatgtgtgtgtgtgtaattTACGTATTATTAAAACCGTCTTTAGGATAGAGTTTTGCTTTAAAACGACCTCCAGAAAAGAGCTGTTCTAAACATAGGCTTATGAACAAAAGGATTGGTAAAACTGAACAATTAACATGACCTTACCTGAACAATGTGAAAACGAGAATAATACTATGAAGATAATATTAATTAGCCAGTATTGTACAGCAATCACCAACATTCTCAAAGCTGTCTAGAAAATAGGAAATGAATCCAACGCGATGACCTAGCACATTCGCATCCATACATTCAGTGTATCACTGAATATCTATCAGCTATTGGGCGGGTGTGATATTAGTTTCATTGATTTTTCACGGTCC
This region of Antedon mediterranea chromosome 8, ecAntMedi1.1, whole genome shotgun sequence genomic DNA includes:
- the LOC140056879 gene encoding uncharacterized protein, which gives rise to MLVIAVQYWLINIIFIVLFSFSHCSETNCQQYRTGTLGKYKYPMKQLAAEVTSFNFRVQVMKYAYIMLSPVARDSNSQYEIAIGNSEKVNTAAIRRCQDCKDRESVTTPYKLLDFNEFKQFWISFKYGKIEIGRYNETTFMSWTDQYPLDIQYIGIATGRLEGDFIFCDLKFETSSQVPVEGVFVLCIFILPVTALLIRSYLKKLKRKIKDSMSAGDDSDSFDNFYNTTGGIDNPSIQTPDPDPPSYDKCMEKNGERLRSVDEEGQSSSRDSESPPSYETAMANCLYDMNCDTESNKSVIGMWYRHSMNDNEDLETFV